In one Lachnospiraceae bacterium GAM79 genomic region, the following are encoded:
- a CDS encoding mechanosensitive ion channel family protein gives MIGIALTENLADTTESASEAASEIVQDAEQKAGLLRQYMTDLLDWCMSKVGSLVVAVIFMVIGFRVVKWIIKLIKRTFERSNMDVSVAGFLLSAIRILMNFIILITAASIVGFQVTSFVTLLGTAGVTIGLALQGSLSNLAGGVLILILKPFHVGDYIIENNTKCEGEVVSIDIFYTKLKTIDNRSVVIPNGSISNTSLVNVTLHDKRRAEIKIGVGYDEDLDKVKRVVLDAVKTVPGYLADEAVDFFIDEFADSSIMICVRFYAKIDRYWDSVWAARWNIKKAFDENDIVIPYNKLDVNLDSCKKTDNRV, from the coding sequence GTGATAGGTATAGCATTGACAGAGAATCTGGCAGATACGACTGAGTCAGCATCAGAAGCGGCATCGGAGATCGTACAGGATGCAGAACAAAAAGCGGGATTGCTCAGACAGTATATGACAGATCTGCTTGACTGGTGCATGTCAAAGGTTGGTAGTCTGGTAGTGGCAGTCATTTTTATGGTGATCGGATTTCGGGTTGTGAAATGGATCATCAAGCTGATAAAGAGAACCTTTGAGCGTTCCAATATGGATGTCAGCGTTGCCGGATTTTTACTGTCTGCCATCCGTATTCTGATGAACTTTATAATATTGATAACAGCGGCATCCATTGTCGGTTTTCAGGTTACTTCATTTGTTACATTGCTTGGAACGGCGGGTGTGACGATCGGTCTTGCGCTGCAGGGCAGCCTGTCCAATCTTGCCGGTGGTGTGTTGATCCTGATATTGAAACCATTTCATGTAGGCGACTATATCATCGAGAATAATACCAAATGTGAAGGTGAGGTTGTATCGATCGATATATTCTATACAAAGCTTAAGACGATCGATAATCGTTCCGTAGTCATACCAAATGGAAGTATATCGAATACATCACTTGTGAATGTCACTTTACATGATAAGAGGCGGGCAGAGATCAAGATAGGAGTCGGTTACGATGAAGATCTGGACAAGGTAAAGCGTGTGGTACTGGATGCGGTAAAGACAGTTCCGGGATATCTGGCGGACGAAGCTGTGGATTTCTTCATTGATGAATTTGCCGACAGCAGCATTATGATATGTGTTCGATTCTATGCGAAGATCGACCGGTACTGGGATTCCGTCTGGGCAGCCAGATGGAATATCAAAAAAGCATTTGATGAAAATGATATCGTTATTCCATACAATAAACTGGATGTCAACCTCGATTCTTGCAAAAAAACAGATAATCGAGTATAA